A region of Pseudoalteromonas aliena SW19 DNA encodes the following proteins:
- the bioB gene encoding biotin synthase BioB — MELAPVRHDWTHAEVKALFEMPFNDLLFKAASVHRANFNPNEVQISTLLSIKTGACPEDCKYCPQSGHYRTDLERERLIEVEKVVEQARLAKQKGATRFCMGAAWSDPKDRDMPYISQMVKEVKELGLETCMTLGKLTNEKAHELRDAGLDYYNHNLDTSPEYYEQIISTRTFQDRLNTIDHVRDAGMKVCSGGIVGMGEQASDRFGLLMQLANLPQQPESVPINMLVKVKGTPLENADDLDHFEFIRTIATARIMMPHSYVRLSAGRNAMNEQMQSMCFFAGANSIFYGDKLLTTENPDADADMNLIKKLGMNPEKRHDYSDEAVEASLSSQVADKATSELFYEA, encoded by the coding sequence ATGGAACTTGCACCTGTTCGTCACGATTGGACCCACGCTGAAGTTAAAGCATTATTTGAAATGCCATTTAACGATTTACTGTTTAAAGCCGCATCGGTTCACCGTGCTAACTTCAACCCCAATGAAGTGCAAATTTCTACGTTGTTATCAATTAAAACAGGCGCTTGCCCAGAAGACTGTAAGTATTGCCCGCAATCTGGCCATTACCGAACAGATTTAGAACGTGAACGCTTAATAGAAGTAGAAAAAGTAGTAGAGCAAGCGCGCCTTGCAAAACAAAAAGGCGCGACGCGTTTTTGTATGGGGGCTGCATGGTCAGATCCAAAAGACAGAGATATGCCATACATTTCGCAAATGGTTAAAGAAGTAAAAGAGCTAGGGTTAGAGACCTGCATGACGCTGGGTAAACTCACAAACGAAAAAGCCCATGAACTTCGTGACGCAGGGCTTGATTACTACAATCACAACCTCGACACGTCACCTGAGTATTACGAGCAAATTATATCAACCCGTACTTTTCAAGATAGATTAAATACCATTGATCACGTCCGCGATGCCGGTATGAAAGTATGCTCGGGCGGAATAGTCGGTATGGGCGAGCAAGCAAGTGACCGCTTTGGACTACTTATGCAGCTAGCTAATTTGCCACAACAGCCAGAAAGCGTGCCTATTAATATGCTGGTTAAAGTAAAAGGCACACCGCTTGAAAACGCAGATGATTTAGATCATTTTGAATTTATACGTACCATAGCAACAGCGCGTATTATGATGCCACACAGTTATGTACGTTTATCGGCGGGGCGTAACGCAATGAACGAGCAAATGCAATCAATGTGCTTTTTTGCAGGCGCTAACTCAATATTTTATGGTGATAAGCTACTTACCACCGAAAACCCAGACGCTGATGCCGATATGAACCTAATTAAAAAACTAGGCATGAACCCAGAAAAACGTCACGACTATTCAGACGAAGCAGTTGAAGCCTCGCTTTCATCGCAAGTAGCCGACAAAGCAACCTCTGAATTGTTTTACGAAGCGTAG
- the bioD gene encoding dethiobiotin synthase translates to MKEFFITGTDTDAGKTHVTSLLLKLLAQHKKQAIGFKPLAAGCEMAFDQLVNADALILMESATVSAKYDVVNPFAFAPPIAPHIAAEKVGVSITVDKLSDAYKNVKQQGADIILTEGAGGWALPINKNDYLYDWVKAEQMPVILVVGMKLGCLNHALLTAAHMQSMGINCVGWIANQVDKNMDEYQANLDSLKARLPFPILAISPYSEQTPKLQIYKTLLSTLSINI, encoded by the coding sequence ATGAAAGAATTTTTTATAACAGGCACCGACACCGATGCCGGAAAAACCCACGTTACCAGTTTGCTATTAAAGTTACTTGCCCAACATAAAAAACAAGCTATTGGTTTTAAACCCCTTGCTGCTGGCTGCGAAATGGCATTCGATCAGCTAGTAAACGCCGATGCTCTAATACTAATGGAAAGCGCAACAGTGAGCGCTAAATACGACGTAGTAAATCCGTTTGCGTTTGCACCCCCTATTGCGCCGCACATAGCCGCTGAGAAAGTTGGAGTTAGTATTACTGTAGATAAACTAAGTGATGCTTATAAAAACGTAAAACAACAGGGCGCTGACATTATCCTTACTGAAGGTGCGGGTGGTTGGGCATTACCTATTAATAAAAACGATTATTTATACGACTGGGTTAAAGCAGAGCAAATGCCGGTAATACTTGTTGTAGGCATGAAGCTAGGTTGCTTAAATCATGCGTTACTAACTGCTGCGCATATGCAAAGTATGGGTATAAACTGCGTTGGTTGGATTGCAAACCAAGTAGATAAAAATATGGACGAGTATCAAGCAAACCTTGATTCACTCAAAGCACGTTTACCGTTTCCAATACTTGCCATAAGCCCATACAGCGAGCAAACGCCTAAGTTACAAATATACAAAACCCTACTTAGTACGTTATCTATAAACATTTAA
- a CDS encoding methyltransferase domain-containing protein, with protein MTAQPVLKTDLMQTRKVKPCLVSSELNRELNKELTSELDKELSKELKKSTQSKFSKAAEHYNTHANVQKHAASDLFKLIKPGFNKNKVCVDLGAGPLVNTHTLQSMFSSVVAIDLSLNMLQSSDLTTAKICADMDNLPLQANSVDVIYSNFAVQWSANFSALMQSLYSILKPGGQAYISTVVEGSLNEIKTAFAALDSNSHINTFNSELYINQSVQNTGFTINSAKKRIYTDEYTTPLKAIASIKAIGATTQNHTNTRQGLLTKSALKKVCSAYPLINNKACVSYHVVLLSLEKH; from the coding sequence ATGACTGCTCAGCCAGTATTAAAAACAGATTTAATGCAAACACGTAAAGTAAAACCGTGCCTAGTGAGTAGCGAGTTAAATAGAGAGTTAAATAAAGAGTTAACTAGCGAATTGGATAAAGAGCTAAGCAAGGAGCTTAAAAAGTCCACCCAAAGTAAGTTTTCAAAAGCAGCTGAGCATTATAACACCCATGCAAATGTACAAAAACACGCAGCGAGCGATCTATTTAAACTTATAAAACCAGGCTTTAATAAAAATAAGGTATGCGTTGATTTAGGCGCAGGCCCGCTTGTTAATACACATACCTTACAAAGCATGTTTTCAAGCGTTGTGGCAATAGATTTAAGTTTAAACATGCTGCAAAGTAGTGATTTAACCACAGCTAAAATATGCGCCGATATGGATAACTTACCGCTGCAAGCAAATAGTGTTGATGTTATTTACAGTAACTTTGCAGTGCAATGGTCTGCTAATTTTTCGGCTTTAATGCAATCACTTTATAGCATATTAAAACCAGGCGGGCAGGCGTACATAAGCACTGTGGTAGAGGGCTCACTTAATGAAATAAAAACAGCTTTTGCAGCGCTTGATTCAAACAGCCACATAAATACTTTTAATAGTGAATTGTATATAAACCAATCAGTCCAAAATACAGGGTTTACTATTAACAGCGCTAAAAAACGTATTTACACCGATGAATACACAACACCTTTAAAAGCGATTGCTTCAATTAAAGCTATAGGGGCAACTACGCAAAATCATACCAATACGCGCCAAGGGTTACTTACCAAATCGGCGCTTAAAAAAGTATGCAGTGCGTATCCGCTTATAAATAATAAAGCGTGTGTGTCTTATCATGTGGTGCTGTTATCATTAGAAAAACACTAA
- a CDS encoding aminotransferase class I/II-fold pyridoxal phosphate-dependent enzyme: protein MPFDFIKTHLQARLQDALLRKRHVVEYATARTITVNDKTYLNFASNDYLGFGDVVVNLNDSHALGSHSSALVTGYQAQQKALEQYLCEQFGYGAGMLFNSGFSANSSVIKALFQDKAAAQNSAIFQDKLNHASLIDGALHSNAALVRFNHNEMNHLRSRLEKSKAQNKLIISEGVFSMDGDTAPLKELLALAKQHNAWLMIDDAHGFGALGKTGLGSCEVLLEEGITLPDILVITFGKSVASSGACVLGNKQFIEYMLQFNRDYTYSTAMSPLMANHTLARIKSIKIADDKRDKLSANIALFKQLANTHNIAVMESNTAIQPIVLGCAEQTLQAADKLKQQGIWLTAIRPPTVAHNTSRLRITLTAAHTEQDITHLVKHLVGAIA, encoded by the coding sequence ATGCCTTTTGATTTTATAAAAACGCATCTACAGGCTCGCCTGCAAGATGCACTGCTTCGTAAACGCCACGTAGTAGAGTATGCTACAGCGCGTACCATAACGGTTAATGACAAAACCTACCTTAATTTTGCCAGTAACGACTACTTAGGGTTTGGTGACGTGGTTGTTAACCTTAATGACTCCCACGCATTAGGGAGTCACAGCTCTGCATTAGTGACAGGTTATCAGGCGCAACAAAAAGCGCTTGAGCAATACTTATGCGAGCAATTTGGTTATGGCGCAGGCATGTTGTTTAACTCAGGGTTTAGTGCAAATAGCAGCGTAATTAAAGCGTTGTTTCAAGATAAAGCCGCTGCACAAAACAGCGCTATTTTTCAAGATAAGTTAAATCATGCAAGCTTGATTGACGGTGCTTTGCACTCTAACGCGGCTTTAGTGCGTTTTAATCATAACGAAATGAACCACCTACGTTCACGGCTCGAAAAATCAAAAGCGCAAAACAAGCTTATTATAAGCGAAGGCGTGTTTTCGATGGATGGCGATACCGCGCCTCTTAAAGAATTACTCGCACTTGCAAAACAGCACAACGCATGGCTAATGATTGACGACGCACACGGCTTTGGTGCATTAGGCAAAACAGGTTTAGGCAGTTGCGAAGTACTTTTAGAAGAGGGCATTACACTGCCAGATATATTAGTCATTACCTTTGGTAAATCAGTGGCTAGTAGTGGCGCGTGTGTATTAGGCAATAAACAGTTTATTGAATACATGCTGCAGTTTAATCGCGATTATACCTATTCAACCGCTATGTCGCCGCTAATGGCAAACCACACACTTGCGCGTATTAAAAGCATAAAAATAGCTGATGATAAGCGCGATAAGCTAAGTGCAAATATCGCATTATTTAAGCAACTCGCTAACACCCATAATATTGCAGTAATGGAGTCAAACACAGCCATACAACCCATTGTATTAGGCTGCGCTGAGCAAACGTTGCAAGCGGCAGATAAACTTAAACAACAGGGCATTTGGCTCACGGCTATTCGCCCACCCACGGTTGCACATAACACCTCACGTTTACGCATTACTTTAACCGCCGCACATACTGAGCAAGACATAACGCATTTAGTTAAGCATTTAGTAGGTGCAATAGCATGA